From a region of the Sminthopsis crassicaudata isolate SCR6 chromosome 6, ASM4859323v1, whole genome shotgun sequence genome:
- the LOC141547546 gene encoding olfactory receptor 10Q1-like: MSSPYILQINQSGPTEFVFQVFTTSPRIQALLFCFFLLLYMMILCGNTAIIWAVFTHSSLHTPMYFFLSNLSFLEICYTTTLVPLMLSNIFGSQNPITLAGCGIQMFFFVTLGGTDCFLLAVMAYDRYVAICHPLHYTLIMTQKLCIQMVGGSLMLALFLALQLTCLVFTLPFCGHLRVIKHFFCDVPPVLRLVCADTHIPQAVVYVVSILVLTAPFLLICITYVFITNTILHIRSAEGRQRAFSTCSSHLTVVLIQYGCCSLVYFRPPSSTREEEDRMLALVYTFVTPLLNPIIYTLRNKDVKNALKKVVSRNR, translated from the coding sequence ATGTCTTCTCCCTACATTCTCCAGATCAACCAGTCTGGTCCCACTGAATTTGTGTTCCAAGTGTTCACTACTTCCCCCAGGATCCAGGCCCTCCTCTTctgcttcttcctccttctttataTGATGATTCTCTGTGGGAACACTGCCATCATCTGGGCTGTGTTCACCCATAGCTCCTTACACACCCCTATGTACTTCTTCCTTTCCAACCTATCCTTCCTGGAGATCTGTTATACCACTACTCTGGTACCATTGATGCTCTCCAACATCTTTGGATCCCAGAACCCCATCACATTGGCTGGCTGTGGGAtccaaatgttcttttttgtaaCTCTTGGTGGGACTGACTGTTTCCTATTAGCTGTGATGGCATATGACCGCTATGTGGCCATCTGCCATCCCTTACACTATACTCTCATCATGACCCAGAAGTTGTGTATCCAGATGGTGGGTGGCTCCTTGATGCTGGCTCTTTTCCTTGCCTTGCAACTCACATGCCTGGTCTTTACTCTGCCTTTCTGTGGGCACCTCAGGGTGATCAAGCACTTTTTCTGTGATGTACCACCTGTTCTAAGGCTGGTCTGTGCTGACACTCACATTCCCCAGGCTGTTGTCTATGTGGTAAGCATCCTTGTATTGACCGCCCCATTCCTGCTCATCTGCATCACCTACGTCTTCATCACCAACACCATCTTGCACATTCGTTCAGCTGAGGGCCGCCAGCGAGCCTTCTCTACCTGTTCCTCCCATCTTACAGTCGTCCTGATACAATATGGCTGCTGCAGTTTGGTCTACTTCCGTCCTCCATCAAGCACCAGAGAAGAAGAGGATCGAATGCTTGCCTTGGTCTATACCTTTGTAACCCCACTGCTTAATCCCATCATTTATACCCTTAGGAACAAAGATGTCAAAAATGCTCTGAAAAAAGTTGTGAGCAGGAATAGATAG
- the LOC141547547 gene encoding olfactory receptor 10Q1-like — translation MSSPYILQINQSGPTEFVFQVFSTSPRIQALLFCFFLLLYMMILCGNTAIIWAVFTHTSLHTPMYFFLSNLSFLEICYTTTLVPLMLSNIFGSQNPITLAGCGIQMFFFVTLGGTDCFLLAVMAYDRYVAICHPLHYTLIMTQKLCIQMVGGSLILALFLALHLTSLVFTLPFCGHLRVIKHFFCDVPPVLRLACADTHIPQAVVYVVSIILLTIPFLLICITYVFITNTILHIRSAEGRQRAFSTCSSHLTVVLIQYGCCSLVYFRPPSSTTEEEDRMLALVYTFVTPLLNPIIYTLRNKDVKNALKKVVSRNR, via the coding sequence ATGTCTTCTCCCTACATTCTCCAGATCAACCAGTCTGGCCCCACTGAATTTGTGTTCCAAGTGTTCAGCACTTCCCCCAGGATCCAGGCCCTCCTCTTctgcttcttcctccttctttataTGATGATTCTCTGTGGGAACACTGCCATCATCTGGGCTGTGTTCACCCATACCTCCCTACACACCCCTATGTACTTCTTCCTTTCCAACCTATCCTTCCTGGAGATCTGTTATACCACTACTCTAGTACCATTGATGCTCTCCAACATCTTTGGATCCCAGAACCCCATCACATTGGCTGGCTGTGGGAtccaaatgttcttttttgtaaCTCTTGGTGGGACTGACTGTTTCCTATTAGCTGTGATGGCATATGACCGCTATGTGGCCATCTGCCATCCCTTACACTATACTCTCATCATGACCCAGAAGTTGTGTATCCAGATGGTGGGTGGCTCCTTGATCCTGGCTCTTTTCCTTGCCTTGCACCTCACATCTCTGGTCTTTACTCTCCCCTTCTGTGGGCACCTCAGGGTGATCAAGCACTTTTTCTGTGATGTACCACCTGTTCTAAGACTGGCCTGTGCTGATACTCATATTCCCCAGGCTGTTGTCTATGTGGTAAGCATCATTCTCCTGACCATCCCATTCCTGCTCATCTGCATCACCTACGTCTTCATCACCAACACCATCTTGCACATTCGTTCAGCTGAGGGCCGCCAGCGAGCCTTCTCTACCTGTTCCTCTCATCTTACAGTCGTCCTGATACAATATGGCTGCTGCAGTTTAGTCTACTTCCGTCCTCCATCAAGTACCACAGAAGAAGAGGATCGAATGCTTGCCTTGGTCTATACCTTTGTAACCCCACTGCTTAATCCCATCATTTATACCCTTAGGAACAAGGATGTCAAAAATGCTCTGAAAAAAGTTGTGAGCAGGAATAGATAG